In Arsenophonus sp. aPb, one DNA window encodes the following:
- a CDS encoding M10 family metallopeptidase C-terminal domain-containing protein has protein sequence MIENYLTKTFSSYSKKVMEQLNSQKRGHEIKRNNKQSYDFYAASEEILNPKIADNTTSLLFEKVEITYSFGGYNGNYEISSVPTEQLRWFGEALDVWSDVANIKFTMASKDTPSDICFRISLHKPNGQISYLSKQDMHLKSIPCVFDLYKHNEILQPEKGNYGQMVLVHQIGHALGLSHPGNFTNIVSDIYSPNYLQWKERLSYWKEARYLEDTRQYTVMSNWTEKYTNADFLGAYPYTPLIDDIYAIQQLYGANMQARKGDTIYGFNANADKSYYSIKANNEVAIFSIWDTSGNDTLDFSGYFQEQCINLNSGSFSDVGGLKGNISIARGVIIENAIGGRGNDIIIGNASNNIIKGGAGSDIIYGGLGQDTLWGESNIELSALTKSIAAILSYTFFTLPYQKPQQPELIITATNLNKLLSPSSENETPTSNVFVYTTFAESLPTSPDMIMDFRTNKDKIDLSAIDARHNIARKDKNFIHFVEKFRGVPGETVISYNDKDHFHYVSINADDNLEPDFVIKVAAEAVVASDFIV, from the coding sequence ATGATTGAAAATTATCTAACTAAAACTTTTTCATCATATTCTAAAAAAGTAATGGAACAACTTAATTCTCAAAAAAGAGGACATGAGATAAAAAGAAATAATAAACAATCTTATGATTTCTATGCAGCAAGTGAAGAGATATTGAATCCTAAAATAGCGGATAATACCACTAGTTTACTATTTGAAAAGGTTGAAATAACCTATTCATTTGGAGGTTATAACGGTAATTATGAAATTAGCTCCGTGCCAACTGAACAACTACGCTGGTTTGGCGAAGCTTTAGATGTCTGGTCTGATGTTGCTAATATTAAATTCACTATGGCATCTAAAGATACCCCTAGTGATATTTGCTTTAGGATTTCTTTGCACAAACCAAATGGGCAAATTTCTTATTTATCAAAGCAAGATATGCATTTAAAGAGCATACCTTGTGTTTTTGACTTATATAAACATAATGAAATATTACAACCTGAAAAGGGCAATTATGGTCAAATGGTACTAGTACATCAAATTGGCCATGCGCTCGGTTTATCTCATCCTGGAAATTTTACTAATATCGTTTCTGATATTTATTCACCCAACTATTTGCAATGGAAAGAGAGGTTAAGTTATTGGAAAGAGGCTCGTTACCTTGAAGATACTCGCCAATATACGGTGATGAGTAATTGGACTGAAAAATATACTAATGCTGATTTTCTCGGTGCTTATCCTTATACCCCACTGATAGATGATATATACGCTATACAGCAGTTATATGGCGCTAACATGCAAGCTAGAAAAGGAGATACGATCTATGGATTCAATGCCAATGCCGATAAAAGTTATTATTCAATAAAAGCTAATAATGAAGTTGCTATTTTCTCAATATGGGATACAAGTGGCAACGATACCCTTGACTTCTCGGGTTATTTTCAAGAGCAATGTATTAATTTAAATTCTGGTTCATTTTCTGATGTGGGTGGTTTAAAAGGAAATATATCAATAGCAAGAGGAGTCATTATTGAAAATGCGATTGGGGGTCGAGGAAATGATATTATTATTGGCAATGCATCTAATAATATTATTAAAGGTGGAGCAGGTAGTGATATTATTTATGGTGGTTTGGGGCAAGATACACTTTGGGGTGAAAGTAATATAGAACTATCCGCATTAACTAAAAGTATAGCCGCGATTCTTTCTTATACTTTTTTTACTCTCCCATATCAAAAACCTCAACAACCTGAACTGATAATAACAGCCACTAATCTCAATAAATTACTTTCTCCTTCCTCAGAAAATGAAACACCGACTTCTAACGTTTTTGTTTATACTACTTTTGCAGAATCATTACCTACATCACCTGATATGATAATGGATTTTCGCACAAATAAAGATAAAATTGATTTGTCGGCGATTGATGCCCGTCATAATATTGCCCGCAAAGACAAAAATTTTATTCATTTTGTGGAAAAATTTCGCGGTGTTCCTGGCGAAACCGTCATCTCTTATAATGATAAAGACCATTTTCACTATGTTAGTATCAATGCTGATGATAATTTAGAGCCAGATTTTGTCATTAAAGTCGCAGCTGAAGCTGTAGTGGCCAGTGATTTTATTGTATAA
- a CDS encoding ShlB/FhaC/HecB family hemolysin secretion/activation protein yields the protein MKKYLFFLLVAIYGHGYAQVDAGKSSLQQAKQEITHQQPVAIPINLQHINKNQIYPVEFPCLNIKFVFFNGQELFATSLQKKLSSLADNIIGQCLGDEGIKIFLTKVNQMFIDSGYVTTKISLPEQSFIYGILRIELIPGLISDIRYADTGKSHYSLCTAFPQATILNLRDIEQGLENLQNSPSTQPKITVDDDPNTANSSILTINRQKKRAIRGRLSVDNNGLKDHANLMIDNVLMFDNPTLLNDFFYFYISRDLDTDHSRGVKIGTFFYSLPFRNWQFILSGNYQDQYSADGIKTSVGNLYKSSRSKSLTAQVQYLIKRRYDSKTYLNFGTSIATNNGYFGSIEIISHKRRATYWNIGLKHQRYLPRGELNLAMEYKQGANWFGAMPSPATDLKRPQIFNFSVAINQPWQISKQIFLYEATAAMQLSRSRLDSLLEAKSIGDSSRVRGAMLTNTLSGSHSLLIKNELSWYTPLPSHVLYATLDYGSVSEDRARFWRDQYLVGTSIGLKGSYKQLSYSAFVGFPLLNSSESKHDHMVSGFRLTFSY from the coding sequence ATGAAAAAGTATTTATTTTTCTTATTAGTGGCTATTTATGGTCATGGTTATGCGCAAGTTGATGCTGGCAAATCATCTTTACAACAGGCAAAGCAAGAGATCACACACCAGCAACCGGTAGCTATTCCAATTAACTTACAACATATTAATAAAAATCAAATTTATCCCGTTGAATTTCCTTGCTTGAATATCAAATTTGTGTTTTTTAATGGCCAGGAATTATTTGCTACATCATTGCAGAAAAAATTATCTTCTTTAGCAGATAATATTATTGGTCAATGTTTAGGCGATGAGGGGATAAAAATTTTTCTCACCAAAGTGAATCAAATGTTTATTGATTCTGGCTATGTAACGACGAAAATTTCGCTGCCAGAACAAAGTTTCATCTATGGCATTTTACGCATTGAACTGATCCCGGGTCTTATTTCTGATATTCGTTACGCTGATACAGGTAAAAGTCACTATTCTCTGTGTACTGCCTTTCCACAAGCAACCATTCTTAATCTTCGCGACATTGAGCAAGGATTAGAAAATTTACAGAATTCGCCTTCAACCCAACCCAAAATTACCGTTGATGATGATCCTAATACAGCAAATAGTAGTATCTTAACCATTAATAGGCAGAAAAAACGGGCTATACGCGGCCGACTTTCTGTTGATAATAATGGTCTTAAAGATCATGCCAATTTAATGATTGATAATGTGTTAATGTTTGATAACCCTACACTATTAAATGATTTTTTCTATTTTTATATTAGTCGTGATTTAGATACCGACCATAGTCGTGGGGTTAAAATTGGGACATTCTTTTACTCACTACCTTTTCGGAACTGGCAGTTTATTTTATCAGGTAATTATCAAGATCAATATTCTGCCGATGGTATCAAAACATCGGTCGGCAATTTGTACAAAAGCAGTCGTTCTAAATCATTAACTGCGCAAGTTCAATACTTGATTAAGCGACGTTATGATAGTAAGACTTACTTGAATTTTGGCACTAGCATTGCGACCAATAATGGCTACTTTGGTAGCATTGAAATTATTAGTCATAAGCGCAGAGCAACTTATTGGAATATTGGTCTGAAGCATCAGCGATATTTACCGCGTGGTGAACTCAATCTGGCAATGGAATATAAGCAAGGTGCTAATTGGTTTGGTGCCATGCCTTCGCCGGCAACGGATTTAAAAAGACCGCAAATTTTTAATTTTTCAGTTGCTATTAATCAACCCTGGCAAATTAGTAAACAAATTTTTCTTTATGAGGCAACAGCCGCTATGCAGTTAAGTCGTTCGCGACTGGATAGCTTATTAGAGGCTAAAAGCATCGGTGACAGCAGCCGTGTGCGTGGCGCAATGCTAACTAATACTTTATCTGGCTCCCATAGTTTGCTGATTAAGAATGAACTTAGTTGGTATACGCCGTTGCCGAGTCATGTGCTCTACGCGACATTGGATTATGGTTCTGTTTCTGAAGATCGAGCGCGTTTTTGGCGTGATCAGTATTTGGTTGGTACATCAATAGGACTAAAAGGCAGTTATAAACAATTAAGCTACTCGGCTTTCGTTGGTTTCCCACTATTAAATTCGTCAGAAAGTAAACACGATCATATGGTTTCGGGTTTTCGCCTCACTTTTAGTTATTAA
- the glyQ gene encoding glycine--tRNA ligase subunit alpha — protein sequence MQKFDTKTFQGLILTLQDYWARQGCTIVQPLDMEVGAGTSHPITCLRALGPEPIAAAYVQPSRRPTDGRYGENPNRLQHYYQFQVIIKPSPDNIQELYLGSLQALGLDPTIHDIRFVEDNWENPTLGAWGLGWEVWLNGMEVTQFTYFQQVGGLECKPVTGEITYGLERLAMYIQGVDSVYDLIWSNGPLGKTTYGDIYLQNEVEQSAYNFEYANVDFLFKCFEEYEKEAQYLLSLETPLPLPAYERILKAAHTFNLLDARKAISVTERQRYILRIRTLTKGVAAAYYAAREALGFPICKNKN from the coding sequence ATGCAAAAGTTCGATACCAAAACCTTTCAGGGATTGATCCTAACATTACAGGATTACTGGGCGCGTCAAGGCTGCACCATTGTTCAACCATTGGATATGGAAGTTGGTGCCGGGACGTCGCATCCGATAACTTGCTTGCGAGCACTAGGCCCGGAGCCGATTGCTGCCGCTTATGTGCAACCCTCTCGTCGGCCAACTGATGGACGTTATGGTGAAAATCCTAATCGTCTTCAGCACTATTATCAATTTCAAGTCATTATTAAACCCTCACCAGATAATATTCAAGAGCTATATCTTGGTTCATTACAAGCATTGGGGTTAGATCCTACAATCCATGATATTCGCTTTGTTGAAGATAACTGGGAAAATCCAACTTTAGGAGCCTGGGGACTTGGTTGGGAAGTTTGGCTAAATGGGATGGAAGTCACCCAGTTTACCTATTTTCAGCAAGTCGGTGGTTTAGAGTGCAAACCCGTTACCGGAGAGATCACCTACGGTCTTGAGCGCTTGGCTATGTATATTCAAGGCGTTGACAGTGTGTATGATCTAATTTGGTCTAATGGCCCGTTAGGAAAAACAACCTATGGTGATATTTATCTTCAAAATGAAGTTGAGCAGTCGGCTTATAATTTTGAATATGCTAATGTTGATTTCCTATTCAAATGTTTTGAAGAGTATGAAAAAGAAGCACAATATTTGTTGTCGTTAGAAACGCCACTGCCTTTACCCGCTTATGAGCGTATTTTAAAAGCTGCCCATACGTTTAATTTATTAGATGCCCGTAAAGCGATTTCAGTTACTGAACGGCAACGTTACATTTTACGTATTCGCACCTTAACTAAAGGGGTTGCAGCCGCTTATTATGCTGCTCGCGAAGCACTGGGTTTTCCAATCTGTAAAAATAAGAACTAA
- the glyS gene encoding glycine--tRNA ligase subunit beta, whose amino-acid sequence MMQQTFLVEIGTEELPPKALRSLAESFAANFKHQLAQAELPHGEVLWYASPRRLALKVTDLAAYQADREVEKRGPAISQAFDASGKPTKAAEGWARGCGISVEQAERLLTDKGEWLFYRATSKGRAAQALLVDMVANALSQLPIPKLMRWGDKETQFVRPVHTLIMLLGDQLLEGEVLGVQSGRVIRGHRFMGEAELTIDSAEQYPAILRERGKVIADYAERKALIKHQANKVAQQLGGIAELSDSLLEEVTSLVEWPVVLNAKFEQKFLSVPAEALVHTMKSDQKYFPVYDQIGNLMANFIFVANIESSEPQQIVAGNEKVIRPRLADAEFFFKTDCKKRLEEHLPRLETVLFQKQLGTLRDKTDRLEVLAGWIAAKIGADVNHATRAGLLSKCDLMTNMVFEFTDTQGVMGMHYARRDGEAEDVALAIKEQYQPRFAGDQLPTNPVAVALALADKMDTLVGIFGIGQPPKGDKDPFALRRAALGVLRIIVEKGYDLDLLALTQQTAQLYGNKLTNKNVIDDVVDFMLGRFRAWYQEQGYRIDTIQAVLARRPTKPADFDARVKAVTHFRTLEAAEALAAVNKRVANILTKSDEKLNDNVAASVLKVPEEVTLAAHLVVLKDKLSPLFADGQYQSALIELASLREVIDAFFDNVMVMDADQIVRINRLTLLSQLRDLFLQVADISLLQ is encoded by the coding sequence ATTATGCAACAGACTTTCCTGGTGGAAATCGGCACAGAAGAGTTACCGCCGAAGGCTCTTCGTTCGTTAGCTGAATCATTTGCGGCAAATTTTAAACATCAATTAGCGCAGGCTGAGCTGCCGCATGGTGAAGTGCTTTGGTATGCTTCCCCTCGCCGTTTAGCATTAAAAGTAACCGACTTGGCCGCCTATCAAGCTGATCGTGAAGTTGAGAAGCGTGGCCCAGCAATTAGTCAGGCTTTTGATGCTAGCGGTAAGCCCACTAAGGCCGCTGAAGGTTGGGCGCGAGGTTGTGGAATTAGCGTTGAGCAGGCAGAACGTTTGCTCACTGATAAAGGGGAGTGGTTATTTTATCGCGCAACTAGCAAAGGCCGTGCGGCACAAGCTTTGCTAGTCGATATGGTAGCTAACGCACTGAGCCAGTTACCGATCCCGAAACTAATGCGTTGGGGAGATAAGGAAACCCAATTTGTCCGTCCAGTTCATACCTTAATCATGTTATTAGGTGATCAACTGCTCGAAGGTGAAGTATTGGGTGTTCAAAGTGGTCGCGTGATCCGTGGCCATCGGTTTATGGGTGAAGCTGAACTGACTATTGATTCAGCTGAACAATACCCGGCGATCTTACGTGAACGTGGTAAAGTTATTGCTGATTATGCAGAGCGTAAGGCTTTAATCAAGCATCAGGCAAATAAGGTAGCACAGCAATTAGGTGGTATTGCTGAATTGTCTGATAGTTTACTAGAAGAAGTAACATCCTTGGTTGAATGGCCAGTTGTATTAAACGCAAAATTTGAACAGAAATTTTTGTCCGTACCTGCGGAAGCTTTAGTCCATACGATGAAAAGCGATCAAAAATACTTTCCCGTTTATGATCAGATTGGCAATTTGATGGCCAATTTTATTTTTGTCGCCAATATTGAATCTTCTGAGCCCCAGCAAATCGTTGCCGGTAATGAAAAGGTGATCCGTCCACGCCTGGCAGATGCTGAATTTTTCTTTAAAACCGATTGCAAAAAGCGTTTAGAAGAACATTTACCTCGATTAGAAACAGTTTTATTTCAAAAACAGCTGGGTACATTGCGCGATAAAACCGATCGTTTAGAAGTGTTAGCCGGCTGGATCGCAGCTAAAATTGGTGCCGATGTTAATCATGCTACTCGTGCTGGTTTGTTGTCCAAATGTGATTTGATGACCAATATGGTGTTCGAATTTACCGACACACAAGGTGTTATGGGGATGCATTATGCTCGTCGGGATGGTGAGGCTGAAGATGTAGCGCTAGCAATCAAAGAGCAATATCAACCTCGTTTTGCTGGTGACCAATTACCTACTAATCCTGTTGCGGTTGCATTGGCACTAGCCGATAAAATGGATACTTTGGTAGGTATTTTTGGCATTGGCCAACCGCCTAAAGGCGATAAAGATCCCTTTGCATTACGTCGTGCAGCGCTTGGCGTGTTACGTATTATTGTTGAAAAGGGTTACGATCTAGATTTATTAGCGTTAACGCAGCAGACGGCTCAGCTGTATGGTAATAAACTAACCAATAAAAATGTTATCGATGATGTGGTCGATTTTATGTTGGGCCGTTTTCGCGCCTGGTATCAAGAGCAAGGATACCGCATTGATACTATCCAGGCTGTTTTGGCACGCCGGCCAACTAAACCGGCTGATTTTGATGCTCGTGTGAAAGCCGTTACCCATTTTCGGACTTTGGAAGCGGCAGAAGCACTGGCAGCGGTTAATAAACGGGTTGCCAATATTCTGACTAAGTCAGATGAGAAATTGAATGATAATGTTGCCGCTAGCGTGTTAAAAGTACCCGAAGAGGTCACCTTAGCGGCACATCTGGTTGTTTTAAAAGATAAATTGTCTCCATTATTTGCTGATGGACAATACCAGAGCGCATTAATCGAACTGGCTTCACTGCGCGAGGTTATTGATGCTTTCTTTGATAATGTAATGGTGATGGATGCCGATCAAATAGTCAGGATCAATCGTTTGACCTTACTGAGTCAGTTGCGTGATCTGTTTTTACAGGTAGCCGATATCTCGTTATTACAGTAA